The following are encoded together in the Candida orthopsilosis Co 90-125, chromosome 5 draft sequence genome:
- a CDS encoding Mtr10 importin (member of a family of fungal-specific nuclear importins) — protein MSSQEHEIRQVEHALTTMYSNAPREEKATATHFLENFQKSNDAWQITHQILSDKNNGSNVQLKLFAAQTLRSKIIYDLSSQIQPENYQALKESVLNLIKLYNGSNEKLIRTQLSIALSQLALQYLAWNDAISEIVANLTSSSDLPLVLLEFLKVLPEELSDVKKSHLSDEEYNKRSQELITDQVESVVLTLKNLAESNSNNDPVLNAAILDALNSWITECPIDKILSVHSLTSLVFQSLSNDTTFDKAIECLVTIVRETRDIDNHEIIDALYQQILQLNKFMHDNADNLEDPEKVDGLTRLYVECGESWSALIARNPQHFKPLVEILLNCCKYEDDLDIVKYTFQFWYLLKQLIVLPKFQEARQVFGDCYLQLISIIIKHLTYPITSNDDDLFNGDKEQEDKFKEFRYEMGDVLKDCCAVVGASKALQIPFTQIQTILSNSQGHWQYLEAPLFSMRTMAKEVPTKEKTILPTIMSLLVQLPEHPKIRYAATLVLGRYTEWTAKNPEFLEPQLNYITKGFEVDNNNEIFMATSHALMYFCQDCSELLVNYLEQLYLLYGQVKDKIDFESNYELTDGIAHVVAKVPEENLYKISDMFLEPSLQKVSELNSLNDNSDEVNAQIADQLEIVIIFLQVLKVDEFEKPSHPVASLFIEKIWPLVASILQKRGSILKVSEKCMKLVKVAIESFSSYLNSVLPQIAEILHQGYKQTQFGCYLWVSGVVIRVFGDDEYSSQEITSAAYNFGLEQCQSFFEHFSNKDEDQLKQIPDVIEDFFRMLNDLLMFFPFKLIPTLDLLVSIIKTAKVTLTVINEYNPIISCIHFLIDLISWGLPHPPISLFENRDTTPLKECIKQFVTVNNHGGELLKVVLDGLIFKFHNDVQQDASDLLLKILVVTPSTDLAINWLRDVVTSLPNVQSNEVNRLIDTVSVAIPNKDNRRVRSALRDFIGWYSRKNVSPRSEI, from the coding sequence ATGTCATCACAAGAACATGAGATCAGGCAAGTTGAACATGCATTGACAACAATGTATTCGAATGCACCACGAGAAGAGAAAGCCACCGCCACTCATTTCTTGgaaaactttcaaaaatctAACGATGCATGGCAAATCACACATCAAATTTTGAGCGATAAGAACAATGGATCAAATGTGCAGTTAAAGCTATTTGCAGCACAGACATTAAGATCTAAAATCATTTACGACTTGTCATCTCAGATCCAGCCGGAGAATTACCAAGCTTTGAAGGAGTCAGTGTTGAACTTAATTAAATTATACAATGGAagtaatgaaaaattgatccGTACCCAATTATCAATCGCTTTATCACAACTTGCATTACAATATTTGGCTTGGAATGACGCGATTAGTGAAATAGTGGCAAACTTGACACTGTCGAGCGATTTACCATTGGTTCTTTTGGAGTTTTTAAAAGTCTTACCCGAAGAATTATCTGATGTGAAGAAGTCACATTTGAGTGATGAAGAGTACAATAAAAGGTCACAAGAGTTGATTACAGACCAAGTGGAGTCAGTTGTGttgactttgaaaaatcttgCTGAAAGCAACTCCAACAATGATCCTGTTTTAAATGCAGCTATTTTGGATGCTTTGAACAGTTGGATTACTGAATGTCCCATCGATAAAATATTGTCTGTTCACTCTTTGACTTCGTTGGTTTTCCAAAGCTTGTCCAATGATACTACATTTGACAAGGCGATTGAGTGTTTGGTCACCATTGTTCGAGAAACCCGTGATATTGACAACCATGAAATAATAGACGCATTATACCAACAAAtattacaattgaataagtTTATGCATGACAATGCTGATAATTTAGAGGATCctgaaaaagttgatggaTTGACCAGATTGTATGTTGAATGCGGAGAGTCATGGAGTGCTTTGATCGCTAGAAACCCACAACATTTCAAACCATTGGTTGAAATACTATTAAATTGCTGTAAATATGAGGACGATTTGGATATTGTCAAGTACactttccaattttggtacttgttgaaacaattgattgttttaccaaaatttcaagaaGCACGCCAGGTCTTTGGTGATTGCTACCTTCAACTAATATCGATTATAATCAAACATTTAACATATCCAATTACGTCGAATGATGACGATCTTTTCAATGGGGACAAAGAACAAGAGGACAAGTTTAAAGAGTTCCGATATGAAATGGGTGATGTGTTGAAAGATTGTTGTGCTGTAGTTGGTGCATCAAAAGCTTTGCAGATTCCATTTAcccaaatacaaacaatCTTGTCCAATTCACAAGGTCACTGGCAATATCTCGAAGCTCCTTTGTTTTCGATGAGAACAATGGCAAAAGAAGTGCCAACAAAGGAGAAAACAATATTGCCAACGATAATGTCGCTCTTGGTACAGCTACCCGAACATCCAAAAATACGATATGCTGCCACATTAGTCTTGGGAAGATATACCGAATGGACGGCAAAGAACCCGGAATTTCTAGAACCCCAGTTGAACTACATCACAAAGGGATTTGAGGtagacaacaacaatgagATCTTCATGGCAACTTCGCATGCCCTTATGTACTTTTGTCAAGATTGTTCTGAATTGTTGGTCAACTATCTTGAGCAGTTGTACTTGTTGTACGGACAAGTGAAGGACAAAATCGATTTTGAGTCAAATTATGAGTTGACTGATGGTATTGCACATGTTGTTGCTAAAGTACCGGAAGAAAATTTATACAAAATTTCCGATATGTTCTTAGAGCCATCTTTACAGAAAGTGTCAGAGTTGAATTCTTTAAATGATAATTCTGACGAGGTTAATGCTCAAATTGCTGATCAGTTGGAGATTGTAATCatttttcttcaagttTTGAAAGTGGACGAGTTCGAAAAGCCATCTCACCCAGTGGCTTCAttatttattgaaaagatttggCCATTGGTGGCTTccattttgcaaaaaagGGGATCCATTTTAAAGGTTAGCGAGAAATGCATGAAGTTGGTCAAAGTTGCCATCGAATCATTCAGCTCGTACCTTAATTCCGTTCTACCACAAATTGCCGAGATACTACACCAGGGTTACaaacaaactcaatttgGTTGTTATCTTTGGGTTTCGGGTGTGGTGATTAGAGTATTTGGAGACGACGAATATTCTTCACAAGAAATAACATCAGCTGCTTACAACTTCGGTCTTGAACAATGCCAATCATTTTTTGAGCACTTCTCcaataaagatgaagacCAACTTAAACAAATTCCCGATGTCATTGAAGACTTTTTCCGTatgttgaatgatttgttgatgttcTTCCCCTTCAAGTTGATCCCCACCCTTGATTTACTTGTCTCGATTATCAAAACTGCAAAGGTAACTTTAACTGTCATTAACGAGTACAATCCAATCATATCTTGTATCCATTTCCTTATTGACTTGATATCCTGGGGATTACCTCACCCACCTATTTCGTTGTTCGAAAACAGGGATACTACACCGTTGAAGGAGTgcatcaaacaatttgtaACTGTCAACAACCATGGAGGcgaattgttgaaagttgTGTTGGATGGACTCATATTCAAGTTTCATAATGATGTACAACAAGACGCGAGTGatttacttttgaaaatcttgGTGGTTACTCCATCAACAGATTTGGCAATTAATTGGTTACGTGATGTTGTGACAAGTTTGCCCAATGTGCAAAGCAATGAAGTCAATCGGTTAATTGATACTGTATCAGTGGCTATACCTAATAAGGATAACAGAAGAGTTCGTAGTGCTTTGAGGGATTTCATTGGTTGGTATTCAAGAAAGAATGTGTCCCCTCGATCTGAGATATAA
- a CDS encoding thiamine pyrophosphokinase, translating to MLSVIPKSISFNGRALSQNFRHSCHSNGNMSEQGEVFERPDTVVVDPPLEKHHTIEPFAFLTSVKESERKYNVLLISNQAFKTDLKTIWVHCGLVVCSDGGANRLHDYFANDQERGDYLPNYIVGDFDSLRDDVRGFYKSKGVKIIPQYGQYSNDFQKSVRCIQLHYSFLEQGRQWLEVDEDDGLKEIWENEFGGASDIQIRIYALSVIGGRFDQTIQSINQLYILHQKEPNLHLFFITNDDLIFLLYKGVNYVMYPNRAIFCKNMSSPPLCGLLPLGDKPVTLNSFGFRYDVQNWLTKMMGQVSSSNRVVGKKGFIVECSEDISMNVELSL from the coding sequence ATGTTGTCAGTTATTCCAAAGTCGATTTCATTTAATGGCCGCGCCTTGTCACAAAATTTTCGACACTCCTGTCACAGCAACGGCAATATGTCAGAACAAGGAGAGGTCTTTGAGAGACCGGATACAGTAGTTGTTGATCCTCCATTGGAGAAGCATCACACAATTGAGCCATTTGCGTTTCTAACGTCAGTGAAGGAAAGTGAACGCAAATATAATGTACTTCTTATATCCAATCAAGCATTCAAAACCGATCTTAAAACAATATGGGTCCATTGTGGGTTAGTAGTGTGTTCAGACGGTGGTGCTAATAGACTTCACGACTACTTTGCCAATGATCAAGAGCGAGGGGACTATTTACCAAATTATATAGTGGGAGACTTTGATTCACTAAGGGACGATGTCAGAGGCTTCTACAAATCAAAGGGAGTCAAGATTATACCACAATATGGCCAATATAGCAATGACTTTCAAAAATCGGTACGTTGCATACAACTACACTATTCATTTTTAGAGCAGGGTAGGCAATGGCtagaagttgatgaagatgatggGCTAAAGGAAATCTGGGAGAATGAATTTGGAGGCGCCAGCGATATACAAATCCGAATTTATGCATTGTCTGTGATTGGAGGTAGATTTGaccaaacaattcaatcaataaacCAGCTTTATATCcttcatcaaaaagaaCCTAATTTGCATTTATTTTTCATaaccaatgatgatttgatattcttATTGTACAAGGGAGTCAACTATGTTATGTACCCCAATCGAGCaatcttttgcaaaaatatGTCGTCACCTCCATTATGTGGGTTATTACCTCTTGGTGATAAGCCTGTTACTTTGAACAGTTTTGGTTTCCGATACGATGTTCAGAACTGGTTGACAAAAATGATGGGTCAAGTGAGTTCTTCGAATCGAGTTGTTGGAAAGAAAGGGTTCATCGTTGAATGTTCTGAAGACATTTCAATGAATGTAGAATTAAGTTTATAG
- a CDS encoding Bud7 protein (S. cerevisiae homolog BCH1 has role in fungal-type cell wall chitin biosynthetic process, Golgi plasma membrane transport and localizes to exomer complex, ribosome, clathrin-coated vesicle) — protein sequence MLPPSLGSIPEVREEYPGACLTERTARLLQFIELGPPDLCNIYKHSINAKREHGEIGTFLYFVGVDTSSIASIAAHLQSLANLMTSKAQYWFGEKKHWKVPQLTYCTFNAFSKTDIRVTVHIPGKFGIQILNQEGKMIQDNLNEKQLEKLWLETFVTSITRAVLESEDNEDANKLGGVVEIRKINPFNNGSASKELLNNFFVGFEQLFFQGTKLGCNVDFPQPTVVNNYLVDGFLKVVELTQSYSRGLEILEKLYKTEPGVISIIAKLQLLKQDEIEAVKTMYKGIQDNKRDANTLVLQAEYCLDKKKPELALELAKQAVKSSPSDYFTWSVLVKCYTKLGDFENALLTLNSCPMNSHKERYQLKRVVPIKTHDELHLPSPLDVTLDEVSNLQSNDISFEHKNLDPQLVNLPATNLKSTYAKAYDLLTEIVAKTGWEQLLKYRAKVFVMEEEYRKDKKTANGHLRKGSTQSSVTVNDNTTATAIPSVTESDVESTVAIKSPTQKPLDAAASVAPEAPTVEDDTDYDEEFKKKRLCERWLDNLFMLLYEDLRAFTMWQAESLHFQAQQMEYKKTTLEWEILGSIAYRLKHFKEGAVAFSNALSGRFSAKSQREMLKYYLKEHSRLITKNTSSFSGNPSFIQNYSKMMNQLNEKILESIVRLLVWNHRWYSDFSPFLLLGLSDLVAWEGSVKIESSVKALYSEIKLPGSGSKDGAGKDHKEDHFSNHGVIEMMKDLNDDYIKLYNLNNADE from the coding sequence ATGCTACCTCCATCATTAGGATCAATCCCAGAGGTCAGAGAAGAGTACCCAGGTGCCTGTCTTACTGAGCGTACTGCCCGCTTACTTCAATTTATAGAATTGGGACCACCTGATTTATGTAACATATACAAGCATTCAATCAACGCCAAAAGGGAACATGGAGAAATTGGTAcctttttatattttgtcGGGGTGGATACATCTTCAATAGCGTCAATTGCAGCCCATTTACAAAGTTTGGCCAACTTGATGACTTCAAAGGCACAATACTGGTTtggagaaaagaaacacTGGAAAGTTCCTCAATTGACGTACTGTACTTTCAACGCCTTCAGCAAGACTGATATCAGAGTTACTGTTCACATCCCTGGGAAGTTTGGTATACAAATATTAAACCAAGAGGGCAAGATGATTCAagacaatttgaatgaaaaacaatTAGAAAAGTTGTGGTTGGAGACTTTTGTCACTTCGATTACTCGTGCAGTTTTGGAAAGTGAAGACAATGAGGATGCCAATAAGTTGGGGGGTGTCGTTGAAATCAGAAAGATTAATCCATTTAACAACGGAAGTGCATCTAAagagttgttgaataatttttttgttggatttgagCAATTATTCTTCCAAGGAACAAAGTTAGGATGCAATGTTGACTTTCCACAACCAACTGTGGTCAACAACTATCTTGTTGATGGGTTTTTGAAAGTTGTCGAATTGACGCAAAGTTACAGCCGAggattggaaattttggagaaattgtaCAAGACCGAACCTGGTGTTATTTCAATCATTGCAAAACTccagttgttgaagcagGACGAAATTGAGGCAGTGAAAACCATGTACAAGGGGATTCAAGATAACAAAAGGGATGCAAATACTCTAGTCTTGCAAGCAGAATACTGCTTAGATAAGAAAAAGCCAGAGTTGGCATTGGAATTGGCCAAGCAAGCAGTCAAGTCATCTCCCTCCGATTACTTCACTTGGTCGGTCTTGGTCAAATGTTATACTAAATTGGGtgactttgaaaatgctTTGCTCACTTTGAACTCGTGCCCCATGAACTCCCACAAAGAGAGATATCAGTTAAAGAGAGTCGTGCCAATCAAGACCCACGATGAATTGCATTTACCATCGCCATTGGATGTCACATTGGACgaagtttcaaatttgcaaAGTAATGACATTAGTTTTGAGCATAAAAACTTGGACCCACAATTGGTCAACTTACCAGCAACGAATTTAAAATCTACGTATGCCAAAGCTTATGATTTATTGACGGAAATTGTTGCCAAAACAGGCTGGgagcaattgttgaaataccGTGCTAAGGTTTTTGTCATGGAAGAGGAATATAGAAAGGATAAGAAAACGGCCAACGGACACCTTCGCAAAGGCTCAACTCAGTCTTCTGTCACTGTTAATGATAACACCACTGCTACTGCAATACCATCAGTCACCGAAAGTGACGTCGAGTCCACTGTGGCAATCAAGTCACCAACTCAAAAGCCTCTTGATGCCGCAGCGTCAGTTGCTCCAGAAGCACCGACCGTAGAAGATGATACAGATTATGACGAAgaattcaaaaagaagagattGTGTGAAAGGTGGTTGGACAATTTGTTCATGCTCTTGTACGAAGACTTGAGAGCATTCACTATGTGGCAAGCTGAATCCTTGCATTTCCAAGCTCAACAAATGGAGTACAAAAAGACAACCTTGGAATGGGAGATACTTGGTCTGATAGCTTATAGATTGAAGCACTTTAAAGAGGGAGCAGTTGCTTTCTCCAACGCCTTAAGTGGGCGTTTTTCAGCCAAATCACAACGTGAAATGCTTAAGTATTATTTGAAGGAGCACTCGAGACTTATAACTAAAAACACTTCGTCATTTAGTGGCAATCCAAGCTTCATTCAAAACTATTCCAAAATGATGAACCAATTaaatgaaaagattttggaaaGTATAGTTCGATTGTTAGTGTGGAACCATCGATGGTATTCCGATTTCTCCCCATTTTTACTATTAGGTTTAAGTGATCTAGTTGCTTGGGAAGGTTCAGTCAAGATTGAAAGTTCTGTAAAGGCTTTATACAGTGAAATCAAGTTGCCAGGTTCTGGAAGCAAAGACGGTGCTGGTAAAGATCACAAAGAAGACCATTTCAGTAATCATGGTGTGATTGAAATGATGAAGGATTTAAACGATGATTACATTAAATTGTACAATCTAAATAACGCTGACGAGTAA
- a CDS encoding Pga56 protein (predicted helix-loop helix domain), which yields MQFTQIIASLALVGSIQAKFHNTTGGAVSNSTGGAGSNSTGGAGSNSTGGAGGSNSTGGSGSSSDNAANANANIYGGAALVAAAVALLY from the coding sequence atgcaATTCACTCAAATCATCGCTTCATTGGCTTTAGTCGGATCTATCCAAGCTAAATTCCACAACACCACTGGTGGTGCCGTATCAAACTCAACTGGTGGTGCTGGTTCCAACTCAACCGGTGGTGCTGGTTCCAACTCAACCGGTGGTGCTGGTGGATCAAACTCCACTGGTGGATCTGGTTCTTCATCAGACAACGCTGCTAATGCTAACGCTAACATCTACGGTGGTGCTGCTTtggttgctgctgctgtcGCTTTGTTGTACTAA
- a CDS encoding Guk1 guanylate kinase: MCHERVFKMFTLLRNRQATAVFTSFRASLISRISLPSQLLRAKMSTTTPARPIVISGPSGTGKSTLLKRLFVEYPNKFGFSVSNTTRKPREGEVNGKDYHFCTVEEFKKLIDEAKFIEWAQFSGNYYGTTIKAVKDVADSGKICLLDIDMQGVKSVKQTDLNARYLFISPPSIEELRSRLEGRGTESKESLEKRIAAAEGELAYANTGAHDLIIVNDDLDKAYTEFKKFILEE, from the coding sequence ATGTGCCACGAAagagttttcaaaatgtttaCTCTCTTACGAAATCGACAAGCCACAGCTGTATTCACTTCATTTAGAGCTTCACTAATTAGTCGTATATCCCTCCCGTCCCAACTTCTTCGAGCTAAAATGTCCACCACAACTCCAGCTAGACCAATTGTTATTTCCGGTCCATCAGGTACGGGTAAATCAACTTTACTAAAGAGActttttgttgagtatccaaataaatttggattttcaGTTTCAAACACTACTAGAAAACCAAGAGAAGGTGAAGTCAATGGTAAGGATTATCATTTTTGTACTGTTGAAGAGTTCAAAAAGTTAATCGACGAAGCAAAGTTTATTGAATGGGCACAATTTTCTGGTAACTACTATGGAACCACTATCAAGGCTGTTAAAGATGTTGCTGACCTGGGAAAGATCTGCTTGTTGGATATTGATATGCAAGGTGTTAAGTCTGTTAAACAAACTGACTTGAATGCAAGATACCTTTTCATCAGCCCTCCTTCCATTGAAGAGTTGAGAAGCCGATTAGAAGGAAGAGGTACCGAGAGTAAAGAGAGCTTGGAAAAAAGAATTGCTGCCGCTGAAGGTGAACTTGCGTATGCAAACACTGGGGCTCATGATTTAATAATAGTGAATGATGACTTGGATAAAGCTTATACTGAGTTCAAGAAGTTCATTTTGGAGGAATAG
- a CDS encoding Ham1 deoxyribonucleoside triphosphate pyrophosphohydrolase → MSTITFVTGNANKLKEVTAILSTSSEESNKVGKFCITNKSIDLDEVQGTIEEVTIHKAKSAAEQINGPVLVEDTCLGFNAYNDLPGPYIKWFVKSIGLQGLVKMLAGFEDKGANAICTFGYCEGPGKEVKIFQGRTQGTIVDSRGPTDFGWDSVFQPIGYDQTYAEMDKSVKNTISHRYRALDKVRDYLVSL, encoded by the coding sequence ATGTCAACCATAACATTTGTTACAGGAAACGCCAACAAACTCAAAGAAGTAACTGCAATATTATCAACTTCCTCAGAAGAGTCCAACAAAGTGGGTAAATTCTGCATTACAAACAAATCCATCGACTTGGATGAAGTTCAAGGCACCATTGAAGAAGTCACAATTCATAAAGCCAAATCCGCAGCTGAGCAAATTAATGGTCCTGTCTTAGTTGAAGATACATGTTTAGGATTCAATGCATATAATGATTTACCTGGCCCATACATAAAGTGGTTTGTTAAACTGATAGGATTGCAAGGACTAGTCAAGATGTTGGCTGGGTTTGAAGATAAAGGAGCCAATGCAATTTGTACCTTTGGGTATTGTGAAGGACCGGGTAAAGAAGTCAAGATATTCCAAGGAAGAACCCAAGGTACTATTGTTGATAGTAGGGGTCCAACTGACTTCGGATGGGATTCAGtgtttcaaccaattggaTATGATCAGACTTATGCTGAGATGGATAAATCAGTTAAAAACACAATAAGTCATAGATATAGAGCATTAGATAAAGTCAGAGATTATTTAGTATCACTTTAG